From Rhodovibrio salinarum DSM 9154:
TCGCCATCCTTGCGTTTCGCCACCGCCCTCGCCCGCTTGATTCGGCGGGCGCCTTCAAACTGTTGGCGGTGTGCTGTTGCTTTGACTCTGCGCCGGGGTCTTTCAGACTCCGGCGCTGCGGCGGTCATCTATAGAGGTCGCAAGCGCGCCTGGGGCACGCCACAGCCGGCGGTCAGCCTAGCTGCTGGCCTCCTCGACCTTCACCAGATGCGCGACCTTGGCAATCATGCCGCGCACCGCGGGTGTATCCTCAAGCTCGCGGGTGCGCCCGCGATGGGTCAGGCCCAGGCCCAGCAGCGTCTCGCGCTGGGCACGCTTGCGGTGGTTGCCGCCGCGCACCTGCGTGACCCGAACGGTCTTCTTCTTCGACGTCGCCATGGACGGTTACTCCCCGCTGGTATGCGCTTCGTCGCGGCGGCCGACGATGTCGGACACCTTCTTGCCACGGCGCTGGGCGACCTGGCGCGGGCTGTAGCTGCTGGTCAGGCCGTCGACGGTCGCCTTGATCATGTTGTGCGGGTTCTGCGTCCCGTTTGACTTGGCGACCACGTCCTGCACGCCGAGCGCCTCGAAGATCGCGCGCATCGGGCCGCCGGCGATGATCCCGGTGCCTGGAGGCGCCGCACGCAGCGTAACCCGGCCGGCGCCGAAGTGACCCTTGACGTCGTGGTGCAGCGTCCGGCCCTCGCGCAGCGGCACGCGGACCATGTTCCGCTTGGCCTGGTCGGTGCCCTTGCGGATCGCCTCGGGAACCTCGCGCGCCTTGCCGTTGCCGTAGCCGACCCGGCCCTTGCCGTCGCCGACGACGACCAGCGCGGCGAAGCCGAAGCGACGGCCACCGGCCACAACCTTGGCGACGCGGTTGATGTGTACGAGCTTTTCGATCAGCTCGCTGTCTTCGCCTCGGCGATCTTGCTGCCTGTTGTCGCGTGCCATCGAATTCCCAATCCCTAGAACGTAAGGCCGCCTTCACGCGCGGCGTCGGCGAGCGCCTGAACGCGCCCGTGATAGGCGTAGCCGCTGCGGTCGAACACGACCTTGTCGACGCCGGCCTTGCTGGCGCGCTGCGCGACCAGCTTGCCGACCTCGATCGCCGCGTTCTTGTCGTTGCGGCTGGACAGCTTGTCGCGCAATTCCGGGTCCATCGACGAAGCGAACGCAACCGTGTTGCCGGCGGCGTCGTCGATCACCTGCGCGTAGATGTACTTGTTCGAACGGAACACCGACAGGCGCGGCCGGTTGCCGCCCTTGCGCCGGATCGCCAGACGCTGACGGAACTTCCGCCGCTGGCGCAGTTTGCGTGCGTCGAGCATGGTTACTTCTTCTTGCCTTCCTTACGCAGGATCGTCTCGTCGACGTACTTGATACCCTTGCCCTTATACGGCTCGGGTGGACGCATCGCGCGGATCTCTGCGGCAAACTGGCCGACGCTCTGCTTGTTCGCGCCGGACACCTTGATCGAGGTCGGCTTCGGACATTCCACCGTCAGATCCGACGGGATCGGGTAGTGGATGTCGTGACTGAAGCCGAGCTGCAGGAACAGATTGCTGCCCTGGACCTGGGCGCGGAACCCCACGCCGTTGATCTCCAGTTCGCGGGAGAAGCCGGTCGTCACGCCGGTCACCATGTTGGCCACGATCGCGCGCGTCGTGCCCCACATGGCGCGGGCTTTCGGATTCTCCTCATCAACCGGGCGCACGGTGAACTGTCCGTCCTTCTGCTCGGTGCGCACAAGGTCGTTCACCGGCGCGGACAGCTCGCCCTTCTGACCCTTCACGCGGATCTCCGTTTCGCGCACGTCGATCTCGACGCCGCTGGGGATCGCTACCGGGTTCTTGCCTACGCGGGACATTTCGACGCCTCTCGTTCTAGAACACGCGGCAGAGCACTTCGCCGCCGACGTTCGCCTGGCGGGCCTCGGCGTCCGAGAGCACGCCCTGCGGCGTCGACAGGATGGTGATGCCGAGACCGTTGTAGACGCGCGGCAGCTCCTTGATCTTGGAGTAGACGCGCCGCCCGGGTCGGCTGATCCGGCTGATCTCCTGGATCACCGGCTCGCCTTCGTTGTACTTCAACTCGATCTCGACCTCGCGCACACCGGGGCGCACATCGCGCACCCCGTAGCCGCGGATGAAGCCCTCGCGCTGCAGCACCTCAAGCACGTTTTGGTGCAGCCGCGAGCCGGGCGCCGAGATCGTCCGCTTGTTGGCCATCTGGCCATTGCGGATCCGTGTCAGCAGGTCCCCGAGGGGATCGCTCAGTGCCATTGCCGGCGCTCCCTTGCTTACCAGCTGGACTTGACCATGCCCGGAATCTCCCCGGACAGGGCCAGCTCACGCAGCGCGATACGCGACACCCGGAACTTGCGGTAGTACCCGCGGGCCCGGCCGGTGATCTCGCAGCGGTTGTTGACGCGCGTGCGCGAAGAGTTGCGGGGCAGCTTCGCCAGATCCAGGTGGGCCTGGAACCGCTCCTCCGGCGACAGCGACATGTCGCGCCCGCGCTGCTTCAGCTCGGCGCGCTTCGCGGCGTACTTATCCGCCATCTGCCGCCGGCGCTTGTTGGTCTCGAAGTCGCTCTTCTTAGCCATCTCGTCTTGCTCTCCTTGCCGCCGCTCAGGACTGGAACGGCATGTCGAAGGCCTTGAGGAGCGCACGGGCTTCCTCGTCGGTCGTCGCCGTGGTGCAAATCGCGATGTCCAGCCCCCGGATCATGTCGACATCGTCGTAGTTGATCTCAGGGAAGACGATCTGCTCCTTCAGGCCCATCGAGAAGTTCCCGCGGCCGTCGAAGGACTTCGGCGGCACGCCGCGGAAGTCGCGCACGCGCGGCAGCGCAATCGTGACCAGCCGGTCCAGGAACTCGTACATCCGGTCGCGACGCAGCGTGACCTTGCAGCCAAGCGGCATGTTCTCACGCACGCGGAAGCCGGCGATCGACTTCTTCGCGCGGGTCACCACCGCCTTCTGGCCGGCCAGCTTGCCCAGATCGTTGACCGCGTTCTGGACCCGCTTGGTGTCCTGGGTCGCCTCACCGACGCCCATATTGATCACGATCTTCTGCAGGCGCGGGACCTGCATCGGGTTGGTGTACGCAAACTGCTCGTGAAGCTGCTTGCGCACCTCGGTGTCGTAGTGCTCTTTCAGTCGGGCCGCCATGGCTCGTGTCTCCAGTGCTCGGGCGTTCTTAGCGGTCGATGGTCTCGCCGGAGCGCCGCGCCACGCGCACCTTGCGGCCGTCGTCGAGCGTGCGGAAGCCGACGCGGGTCGGCTTGCCGTCCTTGGGGTCGGACACCGCGATATTGGAGACGTGGATCGACGCCTCCTTCTCTTCGATGCCGCCCTGGGACTGCATGCTCTGGCGCTGGTGGCGCTTGACCACGTTCACGCCCTGCACGACTGCGCGCTGCTCGCGCGGGTCCAAACGCAGGACCTCGCCGCTCTTGCCCTTGTCTTTGCCGCTCAGGACGACAACCGTGTCGCCCTTCTTGATCTTGTTCGCCATCACAGCACCTCGGGGGCGAGCGAGATGATCTTCATGAACTTGCGCGCACGCAGCTCGCGGGTCACCGGGCCAAAGATACGCGTGCCGATCGGCTCGTTCTGCCGGTTCAGCAACACGGCGGCGTTCCGGTCGAAGCGGATGCCGGTGCCGTCCTGCCGGTGAATCTCCTTCGCGGTGCGCACGACGACGGCCTTGTGGACATCGCCCTTCTTCACGCGGCCGCGGGGGATCGCTTCCTTCACCGAGACCACGATCACGTCGCCAACACTGGCGAACTTGCGCTTCGACCCGCCCAGCACCTTGATGCACTGGACCCGGCGCGCGCCGGAGTTGTCGGCGACGTCCAGCTGGGTTTGCATCTGGATCATCGGTTTCTACCCTTCTGTTCTATCCGGCCGGCAGGCAGCTAGCCCGCGGCCTGCTCGTCGCCGACCACTTCCCAGCGCTTCGTCTTGGAATGCGGGGCGCATTCCCGGATCCGGACGAAGTCGCCGACCTTCGCGGCGTTCGCCTCATCGTGGGCGGAGTACCGCTTGGAGCGCTTGATAAACTTCTTGTACAGCGGGTGCTTGACCCGGCGCTCGACGCTGACCTGAACGGTCTTCTCGCCCTTGTCCGAGACCACGTACCCCTGCAGGATTCGCCGCGGCATAGCTTACGTCTCCTTGCCCGGGAGGTTCTTGTTCTTCTCGGTGAGCAGGGTCTTGATGCGCGCGATATCGCGGCGCACTTCCTTGACCCGCCCGGTGTTTTCGAGCTGCCCGCTTGCCTTCTGGAAGCGCAGGTTAAACTGCTCCTTACGCAGCTGGAGCAGCTGTTCCTTCAGCTGATCGGCGGTCTTGGCGCGCCCTTCTTCGGCCTTCATCGCGTCTTAGCCCTCCAAGCGCGTCACGAATTTGGTCTCCACCGGCAGCTTGGCCGACGCCAGGCGGAACGCCTCCTCGGCGACCTCCTGCGGCACGCCGTCCAGCTCGAAGATCACGCGGCCCGGGCGAACGCGGGCGCACCACCACTCAACGGTGCCCTTGCCCTTGCCCATACGGACCTCAGCCGGCTTGTCGGTGATCGGGACATCCGGGAAGATCCGGATCCACAGCTTACCGACGCGGCGCATGTGGCGGGTAATCGACCGGCGGGCCGCCTCGATCTGCCGCGCGGAGATGCGCGCGCTCGAGGTCGCCTTGAGGCCGTACCGGCCGAAGTTCAGCTGCGTGCCGCCCTTGGCGACACCGCGGAGCTTCGATTTGCCTTTCTGAACCTTGCGGTACTTGGTTCGATTCGGCTGTAGCATCTTGGCCGATCCTCAAACGTCTAGCGTGGTTTCCCCTGGACCGCCGGTCCCTCGGGCCCGGCGGTCGGTTCGGAGACCTAGCGCCGGCCGGTCGGCCGGAAGCGGCCTCACGGGCCCACTGGTTACTGGTTGCGCCCGGTGGTTTCCTGGCGCTTGTCCTGTGCGTGCGGGTCGTGGGCCAGGATCTCGCCCTTGAACACCCAGACCTTCACGCCGCATGTGCCATAGGCCGTCTTCGCCGTGGCGTCGCCGTAGTCGATGTCCGCGCGCAGCGTGTGCAGCGGCACCCGACCCTCGTGGTACCACTCGGTCCGGGCGATCTCGCTGCCGCCCAGACGGCCGGAGCAGGTGATGCGGATGCCCTGGGCCCCCAGGCGCATGGCCGACTGCACCGACCGCTTCATGGCGCGGCGGAAGGCCACCCGGCGCTCCAGCTGATTGGCGATGTTCTCCGCCACCAGCTTGGCCTCGATCTCCGGCTTGCGGACCTCGAGGATGTTCAGGTGGACCTCGCTCTCGGTCATCTTCTGCAGGTCCTGGCGCAGGCGCTCGATATCCGCGCCCTTCTTGCCGATCACCACGCCCGGACGGGCGGTGTGGATCGTGATCCGCGCCTTCTTCGCCGGCCGCTCGATGATGATCCGCGAGACACCGGCCTGGTGCAGATGCTTCTTCAGGTAGCGACGCAGCCGCAGGTCCTCGTGCAGCAGATCGCCGTACTGCTGGCGCGCGGCGAACCAACGCGAGTCCCAGGTCCGGTTGATACCGAGCCGCAGGCCGGTCGGATTGATTTTGTTACCCATCTCAGGCGCTCTCCTCGCGCTCGCGGACCACCACGGTCAGGCGGCTGAACGGCTTGTCGATCCGGCCGACGCTGCCCCGGGCCCGCGGCCGGAAGCGTTTCATCACCAACGACTTGCCCACCGACGCCTCGGAGACGTACAGCCGATCGACGTCGAGCTGGTGGTTGTTCTCCGCGTTGGCGATCGCCGACTGGAGGACCTTGCGAACGTCTTCCGCCACCTTGCGCTTGCAGAAGCTGAGCTCCGCCAACGCCGTCTCGGCGCCACGCCCCCGGATCAGACCGCACACCTCGTTGAGCTTGCGCGGGCTTGTCCGGATTGAGCGCGCCATCGCGTACGCCTCGTTCTCAGCGACGGGGCGGGCGCTTTTTGCCTTACCCATCGCGCTATCTCCTCTTCGCCTTCTTGTCGGCGGCGTGGCCGGTGAACGTGCGGGTCGGGGCGAACTCGCCGAGCTTGTGGCCAACCATATGCTCGGTGACCAGTACCGGCAGGAACTTCTTGCCGTTGTAGACACCGAAGGTCAGGCCGACGAACTGCGGCATGATGGTCGAACGCCGCGACCAGGTCTTGATGATCTCTTTACGGCCCTTCTCGCGGGCGTTCTCTGCCTTCTCCAGCAGAAACCCGTCGACGAACGGACCTTTCCAAACCGAGCGCGCCAAGATCGGTCCTCCGTTAGCTGCGCTGCTTATTCCGACGGCGGACGATCAGCCGGTCGGTCTTCTTGTTCTTCCGGGTCTTCGCACCCTTCGTGGGCTTGCCCCACGGGTTCACCGGATGGCGGCCACCGCTGGTGCGGCCCTCGCCACCGCCGTGTGGGTGGTCGATCGGGTTCATGGCCACGCCGCGGACGCTCGGGCGCTTGCCCAGCCAACGGTTGCGGCCGGCCTTGCCCTTGTTGATGTTGGCGTGGTCCTGATTGGACACCGCGCCGATCGTGGCCATGCACTCACCGCGCACCATCCGGACCTCACCGGAGCCCATGCGCAGCAGGGCGTACCCCTGATCACGCCCGACCAGCTGAACGTACGAGCCGGCGGCGCGGGCGATCTGGCCCCCCTTGCCGGCCTTCATCTCGACGTTGTGGATGATCGAGCCGATCGGCACCGATTTCAGCGGCATCGCGTTGCCGGGCTTCACGTCGGTCTTCTCATCCGCAATCACCCGGTCGCCTGCCTTCAGACGCTGCGGCGCCAGGATGTAGGCCTGATCGCCGTCCTCGTAGGTGAGCAGCGCGATGTAGGCCGTGCGGTTCGGATCGTACTCGATGCGCTCGACCGTCGCCGGCACACCGAACTTCTCGCGGCGCTTGAAGTCGACGATCCGGTACGTGCGCTTCGCCCCGCCGCCGCGACGGCGCGCGGTGATACGGCCCTGGTTGTTACGGCCGCCGGACTTGGACAAACCGTCGGTCAGCTTCTTGACGGGCTGGCCGCGATACAGGTCCTTGCGGTCGACCGTGACCAGCTGGCGCTGCGTCGGGGTGCGCGGATTATAGGTCTTCAGCGCCATCTTTTAAATCCCCGTCGTCACGTCGATGGAGTGACCCTCGGCGAGGGACACGTAGGCCTTCTTGGAATCCGACCGACGGCCCCGGATGCCACGGAAGCGCTTCACCTTGCCCTTCTGGCGCAGGGTGTTCACGTCCGTGACCTTGACCGAGAACAAGCTCTCCACCGCCGCCTTGATCTCCGGCTTGGTGGCATCCAGCGGCACCTCGAAGGTGACCTGGTTGTGTTCCTGGTTCAGGGTCGACTTCTCGGTGATCACCGGACGCTTCACCAGGGTGTACATCCGCTCCTGGCTCGGCTTCGGCCGGGTCTTGCCTTTGATCGCCTGGGCTTCGCGCCTCATGTCAGTCGCGCCTCCAGCGCCTGGACGGCTTCCTTGGTCAGCACGAGCGTATCGTGCCGCAGGATGTCGTGGACATTCGCACCGACCTGCGGCAGCACGTCGATTCCGACGATGTTGCGCGCGGCCAGCGAGAAGTTCTGATCGAGCTGCGCGCCGCCGATCACCAGGGCGTTCGCAACCCCCATCGAATCGAGCTTCTTCTGCAGCTCCTTTGTGCGCGGGCTTTCCGCCGTGGCCTGCTCCAGCACCACCAGCTTGCCCTCGGCGGCCTTCGCCGACAGCGCGGTCTTCAGTCCCAGACGACGCACCTTCTTCGGCAGGTCGTGGGCGAAGTCGCGCGGACGCGGGCCGTGTGCGACACCGCCGCCGCGGAAGATGTTGGCGTTGCGCGAGCCGTGACGGGCGCGGCCGGTGCCCTTCTGCCGGTAGATCTTGGTCTTCGAGGTCGTGACCTCGCCCCGGGTCTGGGTCGACGCGCTACCGACGCGGCGCTTGGCCAGCTGCCAGTTGACCACGCGCGCCAGGATGTCCTTGCGCACCGGCTGGGCGAACACGCTGTCGCTCAGCTCGATCTCGCCGGCCTGCTTATTGTCCAGCGTGGTGACCGGGCACTTCATGGCTATTCGTCCTTCTTCTCTTCACCACCGGCCTCGGCGCCGCTCTCGTCGCCGACCGTGGCGCCCTGATCGCCCTCGAGCTCCTCGGCCGTCTCGGCGAGCGGATCCTGCTCGGCGCTGACCTCGGACTCGGCCGTGCCGCGCAGCCCAGCCGGGAACGGCACGTTCTCGGGCAGCGTGCGCTTGATCGCATCGGCCACCCGCACCCAGGAGCCATCGGCGCCGGGGATGTTGCCGCGTACCAGGATCAGGTTGCGCTCACCATCGACGGAGACGACCTGCAGGCTCTGCGTGGTGACCTTCCGCTGGCCCATGTGGCCGTGCATCTTCTTGCCCTTGAAGACCTTACCCGGGTCCTGCATCTGACCCGTCGAGCCCTGCGAGCGGTGCACAGCCGACACGCCGTGGGTGGCGCGCAGACCGGCGAAGTTATGGCGCTTCATGACGCCGGCGAAACCACGACCGATCGTGATGCCCGAGGCATCCACGTACTGGCCGGGCACGAAGTGCGTCGCGGACAGCTCCTGACCGGGCTGGAGCAGCGCATCCTCGCTGACCCGGAATTCGCCCAGCTTCTGCTTCGGCGGCACCTTGGCCTTACCGAAGTGACCGCGCTGCGCCTTGCTTACATTCTTGGCCTTGGCCTTGCCCGCACCCAGCTGCACGGCGGTGTAGCCGTCCTTGTCCTGGGTCCGGACCGCGGTGACCTGGCAATTGTCCACCTGCAGCACCGTCACCGGCACGTGCCGGCCGGCTTCGGTGAACACGCGGGTCATGCCGACCTTCTTGGCGAGTACGCCGGTACGCATCACGGCTTACCCCTTCAGCTTGATCTCGACGTCGACGCCCGCGGCCAGGTCCAGCTTCATCAGCGCGTCCACTGTCTGCGGCGTCGGGTCGACGATGTCCAAGAGACGCTTGTGCGTCCGCACCTCGAACTGCTCGCGGCTCTTCTTATCGATGTGCGGGCCGCGCAGCACCGTGTACTTGTCGATGTGCGTCGGCAGCGGGATCGGGCCCCGCACCCGCGCGCCGGTCCGCTTGGCCGTGTTCACGATCTCCGAGGTCGACTGGTCGAGGACCCGGTGCTCGAAGGCCTTCAAGCGGATACGGATATTCTGGCTTTCCATCGTCGCCACCTTGTCTGGGCCGGCCGGCCCGCTCCTGCTGTCCGGGTGTACCGGAGTGGAGCGGACCCGGCCGATCCGCGTCTATCGTGTTATTCGATGATCTTGGACACGACGCCGGCGCCGACGGTGCGGCCGCCTTCGCGGATGGCGAAGCGCAGGCCCTCGTCCATGGCGATCGGGTGGATCAGCTCCACGTCCATCGTCACGTTGTCGCCCGGCATCACCATCTCCGTGCCTTCCGGCAGCGTCACCACGCCCGTCACGTCCGTCGTCCGGAAGTAGAACTGCGGACGGTAGTTCGTGAAGAACGGCGTGTGACGACCGCCCTCATCCTTGTTCAGAATGTAGGCTTCCGCCGTGAACTTCGTGTGCGGCGTGATCGTCCCCGGCTTCGCCAGAACCTGACCGCGCTCCACGTCGTCACGCGCAACACCGCGCAGCAGCGCACCGATGTTGTCACCCGCCTGGCCGCTGTCCAGCAGCTTGCGGAACATCTCCACGCCCGTCACAACCGTCTTGCGCGTCTTCTTGATCCCGACGATCTCAACCTCTTCGCCGGTCTTGATCACGCCCTGCTCCACGCGGCCCGTCACCACCGTGCCGCGACCCGAAATCGAGAACACGTCCTCGATCGGCATCAGGAACGGACGGTCCGCCGCGCGCTCCGGCTGCGGAATGTAGTTATCGATCGCGTCGACCAGCTCCATGATGCTGTCCGCACCCAGCTTCTGGTCGGTGCCCTCGATCGCCGCCAGCGCGGACCCCTTGATCACCGGAATGTCGTCGCCCGGGAAATCGTAGTTGTTCAGCAGCTCGCGAACTTCCAGCTCGACCAGCTCCAGCAGCTCCTCGTCGTCCACCTGATCGCACTTGTTCAGGTACACCACGATCGCCGGAACGCCGACCTGACGCGCCAGCAGAATGTGCTCGCGCGTCTGCGGCATCGGACCGTCCGCCGCCGAAACCACCAGCACCGCGCCGTCCATCTGCGCCGCGCCCGTGATCATGTTCTTCACGTAGTCCGCGTGACCCGGGCAGTCCACGTGCGCATAGTGACGGTGCGGCGTCTGGTACTCCACGTGCGCCGTCGAAATCGTGATCCCGCGCTGCTTCTCTTCCGGCGCCTTGTCGATCGCGTCGTACGCCAGGTACTGCGAACCGCCCTGCTCCGCCAATACCTTCGTGATCGCCGCCGTCAACGTCGTCTTCCCGTGGTCAACGTGCCCGATCGTACCGATGTTGCAGTGCGGCTTGTCGCGCTCGAACTTTTGCTTCGCCATCGCTGTCTGTCTCCGTTACCCGGTATCTGTCTGCCGCCCCGCGGGGTGCGCCGCCGGGCGTTCGTGTTCTTGTGCGTTTGTGACGTCCGACCACCGCGCCCGGCGCGCGCCCCGACCGAAGCCAGGGCGCGCGCCAGCGGCGTTTAGGCCATCTTCGATACGACCTCGTCAGCCACCGCTTGCGGCACGCGGTCGTAGTGGCTGAAGTGCATCGTGAACTGGGCCCGGCCCTGGCTCATCGAGCGCAGCGTCTTGACGTAGCCGAACATGTTGGCCAGCGGCACCTCGGCGTTGATCACGCGGGCGTTGCCCCGGTGATCCATCGCGCCGACGCTGCCACGCCGGGAGTTCAGGTCGCCGATGATGTCGCCCATGTACTCGTCCGGGGTCACCACCTCGACCTTCATAACCGGCTCCAGCAGAACCGGCTTGGCCTTCTTGATGCCATCGCGGAACGCCTGACGCGTCGCGACCTCGAAAGCCATGATGCTGGAGTCGACGTCGTGGCTGGCACCGTCGACCAGCGTTGCCTTGAAGTCGATCACCGGGAAGCCGGCGATAACACCGCCCTCGCGGGCGTTTTCCAGGCCGCGCTCGACGCCCGGAATATAATCCTTAGGCACCGACCCGCCAACAACCGCGTTCTCGAACTTGAAGCCCTCGCCGGCTTCCAGCGGCTCGAACACGAGCTTGACGCGGGCGAACTGGCCGGCACCGCCGGTCTGCTTCTTGTGCGTGTGGTCGATCTCGGCACGCTGCGCGATGGTCTCGCGATAGGCGACCTGCGGGGCGCCAACGTTGGCATCGACCTTGAACTCACGCCGCAGCCGATCAACCAGGATGTCGAGGTGCAGCTCGCCCATGCCCTTGATGACGGTCTGACCACTCTCGACGTCGGTCTGAACCTGGAAGGACGGGTCTTCCTGCGCCAGACGGCCCAGCGCCTGCCCCATCTTCTCCTGGTCCGCCTTGGACTTCGGCTCGACCGCGACCTCGATTACCGGATCCGGGAACTCCATGCGCTCCAGGACGATCGGCGACTTCGGGTCGCACAGCGTCTCACCGGTCGTGACATCCTTCAGACCCGCGATCGCGACGATGTCGCCAGCCAGCGCTTCCTCGATCTCCTCGCGGTGGTTGGCGTGCATCAGCAGCATGCGGCCAACGCGCTCGCGCTTGTCCTTGACGGAGTTGAGGATCTGCGCGCCCTTCGTCACCTTACCCGAATAGACGCGCACGAAGGTCAGCGTGCCGACGAACGGGTCGGTCATGATCTTGAACGCCAGCGCGCTCATCGGCTCGTCGTCACCGGCCTTGCGGAAGTCCTCTTCCTCGGTGCCCGGCTTGACGCCGCGAATCGCCTCGACGTCCATCGGCGACGGCAGATAGTCGACGACGCCGTCGAGCAGCGGCTGCACGCCCTTGTTCTTGAAAGCCGACCCGCAGAACACCGGCACGAACGAGAGGTTACAGGTGCCCTTGCGAACCAGCTTGCGCAGCGTGTCGTTATCCGGCTCGGTGCCCTCGAGGTAGGCCTCCATGACCTCCTCGTCCTGCTCGACCGCGTGCTCGATCAGCTCCTGACGGGCGTTCTCGGCCGCTTCCTTCAGGCTGTCCGGGATCTCTTCGTAATCCCACTTCGCGCCGAGCGTCTCTTCCTGCCAGACGATCGCGCGCTGCTCGATGACGTCGATGACGCCCTTGTGATCGGCCTCGGTGCCGTATGGGAGCTGCATCACCGCCGGCGTCGCGCCGAGGCGATCGCGCATCATCTGCACGCACCGATCGAAGTTGGCGCCC
This genomic window contains:
- the rplC gene encoding 50S ribosomal protein L3, with amino-acid sequence MRTGVLAKKVGMTRVFTEAGRHVPVTVLQVDNCQVTAVRTQDKDGYTAVQLGAGKAKAKNVSKAQRGHFGKAKVPPKQKLGEFRVSEDALLQPGQELSATHFVPGQYVDASGITIGRGFAGVMKRHNFAGLRATHGVSAVHRSQGSTGQMQDPGKVFKGKKMHGHMGQRKVTTQSLQVVSVDGERNLILVRGNIPGADGSWVRVADAIKRTLPENVPFPAGLRGTAESEVSAEQDPLAETAEELEGDQGATVGDESGAEAGGEEKKDE
- the rpsJ gene encoding 30S ribosomal protein S10; the protein is MESQNIRIRLKAFEHRVLDQSTSEIVNTAKRTGARVRGPIPLPTHIDKYTVLRGPHIDKKSREQFEVRTHKRLLDIVDPTPQTVDALMKLDLAAGVDVEIKLKG
- the tuf gene encoding elongation factor Tu translates to MAKQKFERDKPHCNIGTIGHVDHGKTTLTAAITKVLAEQGGSQYLAYDAIDKAPEEKQRGITISTAHVEYQTPHRHYAHVDCPGHADYVKNMITGAAQMDGAVLVVSAADGPMPQTREHILLARQVGVPAIVVYLNKCDQVDDEELLELVELEVRELLNNYDFPGDDIPVIKGSALAAIEGTDQKLGADSIMELVDAIDNYIPQPERAADRPFLMPIEDVFSISGRGTVVTGRVEQGVIKTGEEVEIVGIKKTRKTVVTGVEMFRKLLDSGQAGDNIGALLRGVARDDVERGQVLAKPGTITPHTKFTAEAYILNKDEGGRHTPFFTNYRPQFYFRTTDVTGVVTLPEGTEMVMPGDNVTMDVELIHPIAMDEGLRFAIREGGRTVGAGVVSKIIE
- the fusA gene encoding elongation factor G, with the translated sequence MTSRQTPLERYRNIGIMAHIDAGKTTTTERVLYYTGRSHKIGEVHEGAAQMDWMEQEQERGITITSAATTCFWNDHRVNIIDTPGHVDFTIEVERALRVLDGAVAVFDSVGGVEPQSETVWRQADRYKVPRICFVNKMDRMGANFDRCVQMMRDRLGATPAVMQLPYGTEADHKGVIDVIEQRAIVWQEETLGAKWDYEEIPDSLKEAAENARQELIEHAVEQDEEVMEAYLEGTEPDNDTLRKLVRKGTCNLSFVPVFCGSAFKNKGVQPLLDGVVDYLPSPMDVEAIRGVKPGTEEEDFRKAGDDEPMSALAFKIMTDPFVGTLTFVRVYSGKVTKGAQILNSVKDKRERVGRMLLMHANHREEIEEALAGDIVAIAGLKDVTTGETLCDPKSPIVLERMEFPDPVIEVAVEPKSKADQEKMGQALGRLAQEDPSFQVQTDVESGQTVIKGMGELHLDILVDRLRREFKVDANVGAPQVAYRETIAQRAEIDHTHKKQTGGAGQFARVKLVFEPLEAGEGFKFENAVVGGSVPKDYIPGVERGLENAREGGVIAGFPVIDFKATLVDGASHDVDSSIMAFEVATRQAFRDGIKKAKPVLLEPVMKVEVVTPDEYMGDIIGDLNSRRGSVGAMDHRGNARVINAEVPLANMFGYVKTLRSMSQGRAQFTMHFSHYDRVPQAVADEVVSKMA